The sequence ATTGGCTGGCTAGTTGGCGGAGTCGTTACCACGTGCCCCGGTATGTCGTTATGATGAATGCCGACAACGAACTACCGCTTGACCTGGAAAACGGCCTGAATGTTGAGTTGTTGGTTGACGAGTTGACTAAGCACGGCACCGTCAAACTGAAAGAGTGGCTGTTGAACGAACAGACGTGCTGGGTGGGTGGCCCAACGCAGCATTGGGTCGGTGAATTGATTCTTCCCGCCAGTTTCACCTCCAAGCGATCCGCGACAAACACGTACGCCCGAGCAACCAGCGACGTGCAACGCATTTTTGCGCCGGGTAGCGAGTGGGTTTATCTGAAGATTGTAACGGGCGAACAGGCGAGTGAGCGGTTGCTCCTCACCGAACTACCCATCCTGACTGAAGACCTGCGCGAAGCCGGCAGCCTGAGCCAATGGTTTTACGTTCGGTACAATCATCCCGAACCGCAGCTACGGGTACGTTTTCAGAGCTTTCCCGGTCAGGATGGGCAATTGCTGGGTCAGGTGCTGGCCTGGGTGCAACGCCTGACGGCCGACTACGGCACGCTGTATCGGGTGCAACTTGATACGTATCAGCGGGAAGTGGAGCGGTATGGAGCCGCCCGCATAGCGCTTTGCGAAGCCTGGTTCTGCACAGAAAGCGAGATGCTGCTGCCCGTGTTGCAGCTCGTCAGTCAGGAAGGCGAAACGAGTCGGCTCTTCTATGCCTGCGCACTGGTCGATCGCCTCTTCGAAGCCTGGCAACTGCCCCTCGACCAGCGAGATGGCCTCATCACCCGACTGCGGGATGCATTCAGCCGGGAGTTTCGGGCCGATACGGCGCTGCTCGTGCAACTGGACAAGAGTTATCGGCTATACCGCCCGGTCGTCCATGACGCGCTGTCGGCGTTCGACGCCCCGGCTGAACTCGCGTCATTTGCCCCTCAGTTCCGGCAGCTGGCTAGTGAGTTACAGACTACCCTCGCCGATCAGAACGAGCGTGACGACTTGCTAGCCTCGCTGATTCACATGCTCCTGAACCGCATATTCCCGACCGAGAACCGTCGACACGAGTACCTACTGTATCACCTGCTGAAGAAAGAATACACGTCGTTACTGAAGCGGAACCGCCCAGCGCCAAACCGAGCTTAGAAAGCCCGGATGGTTTGCTCGATAATGTCGCAGGCCTCGTTCATCTGGGCTTCGGTAATCACGAGCGGTGGGGCAAAACGGATCTTGTCACCATGGGTGGGTTTGCAAAGCAGCCCGTTGTCGCGGAAGCGGAGGCAAAGCTCCCAGGCCGTTTCTTCCCCAAACTCGGGGCGCTCACTGATGACAATGGCGTTGAGCAACCCTTTGCCACGTACCTGACGGATCAGATCGGTTTCGGCCGCCAGCGCGTTTAGTCGGCTGCGGAAGAGTTGGCCCATCGCCTCGGCATTCTCCGCCAATCGCTCGTCGCGCACCACGTCGAGCGCCGCTACGGCTACCGCACAGCCCAGCGGGTTGCCGCCAAAGGTGCTGCCGTGTTCACCAGGCCGGATCGTCAGCATGATTTCGTCAGACGCCAGCACGGCCGATACGGGCATAACCCCACCCGACAGTGCTTTCCCCAGTACCAGAATATCGGGTTTCACGTCTTCGTGGTCGCAGGCAAGGCGGCGTCCCGTACGGCCGATGCCCGTTTGCACCTCGTCGGCAATGAAAAGGACATTGTATTGGGTGCAAAGGGCCCGTACCCCGCGCAGGTAACCATCGGAGGGTACCAATACGCCCGCTTCGCCCTGAATGGGCTCGACCATGAAACCGGCAATGTTCGGGTCGGCAGCAAACGTAGCTTCCAGCGCAGCGAGGTCATCATAAGGCACCAAGACGTACCCAGGCAACAGGGGGCCGTAGTCGTTGGTGCTGCTGGGATCGGTCGACGACGAAATGGCGGCGAGCGTACGTCCCCAGAAATTGCCGGTTGCGTAAACCGTTTTGGCCTGGTCCTGCGCGATACCTTTCACTTTGTAGGCCCATTTTCGCGTCAGTTTCAGGGCCGTTTCGCCAGCTTCCACGCCTGAGTTCATCATTAGCACCTTATCAAAGCCAAAATACTCGCAGAGGTATTTCTCGGCCTTGCCCAACTGATCGTTATGAAACGCCCGCGACGTGAGCGTCAGCCGCCCGGCCTGTTCAATCAGGGCCTTGATAATACGTGGATGGCAATGGCCCTGACTAACAGCACTGTAGGCCGACAGGAAATCGTAATAACGCCGCCCGTCCACATCCCACACAAACACTCCCTCGCCCCGCGTCAAGACAACGGGTAGCGGATGGTAGTTGT comes from Fibrella aestuarina BUZ 2 and encodes:
- the rocD gene encoding ornithine--oxo-acid transaminase, which translates into the protein MTTTTLITSLAEQAIQLEDQYGAHNYHPLPVVLTRGEGVFVWDVDGRRYYDFLSAYSAVSQGHCHPRIIKALIEQAGRLTLTSRAFHNDQLGKAEKYLCEYFGFDKVLMMNSGVEAGETALKLTRKWAYKVKGIAQDQAKTVYATGNFWGRTLAAISSSTDPSSTNDYGPLLPGYVLVPYDDLAALEATFAADPNIAGFMVEPIQGEAGVLVPSDGYLRGVRALCTQYNVLFIADEVQTGIGRTGRRLACDHEDVKPDILVLGKALSGGVMPVSAVLASDEIMLTIRPGEHGSTFGGNPLGCAVAVAALDVVRDERLAENAEAMGQLFRSRLNALAAETDLIRQVRGKGLLNAIVISERPEFGEETAWELCLRFRDNGLLCKPTHGDKIRFAPPLVITEAQMNEACDIIEQTIRAF